The following proteins are co-located in the bacterium genome:
- the fxsA gene encoding membrane protein FxsA, with product MFLRLFLLFTLIPAIELYLLIKVGAFIGAGNTILLIIGTGILGAYYARQQGLAVMTSIQVRMQQGRLPGDDLVNGAMLLVGGALLITPGFLTDIAGFSLIFPPTREVIKVAVKGWLERKAREGQVIINRGHDDGGPFIDV from the coding sequence TTGTTCCTCCGCCTCTTCCTCCTCTTCACCCTCATCCCGGCCATTGAGCTTTACCTCCTCATCAAGGTGGGAGCCTTCATCGGGGCCGGGAACACCATCCTGCTCATTATCGGTACGGGGATCCTGGGTGCCTATTATGCCCGGCAGCAGGGTCTTGCTGTCATGACCAGCATCCAGGTGAGGATGCAGCAGGGGCGGCTTCCCGGTGACGACCTGGTGAACGGGGCCATGCTCCTGGTGGGCGGCGCCCTCCTCATCACCCCCGGCTTTCTTACGGATATTGCGGGTTTTTCCCTCATTTTCCCTCCCACCCGTGAGGTCATCAAGGTGGCGGTAAAGGGGTGGCTGGAAAGGAAGGCCAGGGAAGGGCAGGTCATCATCAACCGTGGTCACGATGACGGTGGCCCGTTCATCGACGTGTAA